A region of Vicinamibacterales bacterium DNA encodes the following proteins:
- a CDS encoding alkaline phosphatase family protein: MNTRRLVLTLLALVLAAACGSTPAPAKFKQKMVILGFDGMDPRLVEKWMGEGKLPNFQKLASQGGFYRLQTSTSPESPTSWASFAIGGNAAKHNIFDFLVRDVKTYVPDLGMVRREMPEFFLNYVPLGRPKITTLRGGTSFWVTAGQAGVRSAILTVPITFPPEDVPAGELLSGLPLPDIRGTVGTFSYFATDLSRYEEGNTEQGGILKRLVFEGDTAQSEIVGAPNPIIQAQMAELRKKGATLGDADHARMVDLEAKRDVRVPFGIRWNREAKSATIEVQGTTVHLNESQWSKWVPLEFRVNFLIRLYGMTQFFLVRANGELQLYMSPVNWRPESPVMPISSPASLSKDLYERLGTYRTLGWAEATWPLNEDRIDEKTFMDDLFRAFDDRAQVILHEVDSKKFDLVIGVLESTDRVQHMFWRFIDPTHPMYDPALAAKYGDSIERVYRRCDQLLGDVLARIEPDTLVFVMSDHGFHSFKYGVNLNTWLVENGYIARPGREVGAKNLNDMFGGGGQFWENVDWTRTRAYSLGLGQIYFNMKGREGQGIVNPGEDYKRLADELSARLLTMTDPKTGQRIVSNVYKRDDVYAGPYIANAPDLQVGFVDGYRVSWQTSLGGSPAGLLYPNMKKWSGDHCSFDYQTIPGSLLSNRRLTADQARIIDIAPTVLKYFGVGIPKEIDGKPLF, encoded by the coding sequence ATGAACACACGACGTCTTGTGCTCACGCTGCTGGCGCTGGTGCTTGCCGCCGCCTGCGGTTCGACGCCTGCCCCGGCCAAGTTCAAACAGAAGATGGTGATCCTCGGCTTCGATGGCATGGATCCCCGTCTCGTCGAGAAGTGGATGGGCGAGGGCAAGCTGCCCAACTTCCAGAAACTGGCCAGCCAAGGTGGTTTCTACCGCCTCCAGACCTCGACCTCGCCGGAGTCCCCGACGTCGTGGGCGTCGTTCGCCATCGGCGGCAACGCGGCCAAGCACAACATCTTCGACTTCCTCGTGCGCGACGTGAAGACGTACGTGCCCGACCTCGGGATGGTGCGCCGGGAGATGCCGGAGTTCTTCCTGAACTACGTTCCGCTCGGGCGCCCGAAGATCACGACGCTGCGTGGCGGCACGTCGTTCTGGGTCACCGCCGGCCAGGCTGGCGTGCGGTCGGCGATTCTGACGGTGCCCATCACGTTCCCGCCCGAAGACGTGCCCGCCGGCGAACTGCTCTCCGGCCTTCCGCTGCCCGACATTCGCGGCACGGTCGGCACCTTCTCCTACTTCGCCACCGACCTGAGCCGCTACGAAGAGGGCAACACCGAGCAGGGCGGCATCCTCAAGCGGCTCGTCTTCGAAGGCGACACGGCGCAGAGCGAGATCGTGGGCGCGCCGAATCCGATCATCCAGGCGCAGATGGCAGAGCTGCGCAAGAAGGGCGCGACCCTCGGCGACGCCGACCACGCCAGGATGGTGGACCTCGAGGCCAAGCGCGACGTGCGGGTTCCGTTCGGCATCCGCTGGAATCGCGAGGCCAAGAGCGCGACCATCGAGGTGCAGGGCACCACCGTGCACCTGAACGAGAGCCAGTGGAGCAAGTGGGTGCCGCTCGAGTTCCGGGTCAACTTCCTGATCCGTCTGTACGGCATGACGCAGTTCTTCCTCGTGCGCGCAAACGGCGAGCTGCAACTCTACATGTCCCCCGTCAACTGGCGGCCGGAATCGCCGGTCATGCCGATCTCGTCGCCCGCGTCCCTCTCGAAGGATCTCTACGAACGGCTCGGCACGTACCGAACGCTGGGCTGGGCCGAGGCCACGTGGCCGCTCAACGAGGACCGGATCGACGAGAAGACGTTCATGGACGACCTGTTCCGCGCGTTCGACGACCGGGCGCAGGTCATCCTGCACGAGGTCGACTCGAAGAAGTTCGACCTCGTCATCGGCGTGCTCGAATCGACCGACCGCGTACAACACATGTTCTGGCGCTTCATCGACCCCACGCACCCGATGTACGACCCGGCGCTCGCGGCGAAGTACGGCGACTCGATCGAGCGCGTCTACCGTCGGTGCGATCAACTGCTGGGCGATGTGCTCGCGCGCATCGAACCCGACACGCTCGTCTTCGTCATGTCCGACCACGGCTTCCACTCGTTCAAGTACGGCGTGAACCTGAACACGTGGCTCGTGGAGAACGGCTACATCGCGCGGCCCGGGAGGGAGGTCGGCGCGAAGAACCTGAACGACATGTTCGGCGGCGGCGGCCAGTTCTGGGAAAACGTGGACTGGACCCGCACTCGCGCCTACTCGCTGGGCCTCGGGCAGATCTACTTCAACATGAAGGGGCGCGAAGGCCAGGGGATCGTGAACCCGGGCGAGGACTACAAGCGCCTCGCCGACGAGCTCTCCGCCCGGCTGCTCACGATGACGGACCCGAAAACCGGCCAGCGTATCGTCAGCAACGTCTACAAGCGGGACGATGTGTATGCCGGCCCGTACATCGCGAACGCCCCGGACCTGCAGGTGGGCTTCGTCGACGGCTACCGAGTGTCGTGGCAAACCTCGCTCGGCGGCTCGCCGGCCGGCCTGCTCTACCCGAACATGAAGAAGTGGAGCGGCGACCACTGCTCGTTCGACTACCAGACGATCCCCGGCTCGCTGCTGTCGAACCGCAGGCTGACCGCCGATCAGGCGCGCATCATCGATATCGCTCCAACCGTTCT
- the ruvX gene encoding Holliday junction resolvase RuvX — MPPPPATGYHSRVRVLAIDLGRRRIGFAVSDPSGLLARPLEVVAVPHDNGQMRAVLEVVGRLAAEDDGLGKVVVGWPRRLDGTANDETPRVEAFAEMLRTRISQPVVLQDERLSSVEAESRLAVRDRDWRSRKKKLDAAAAAVILQDYLDGQ, encoded by the coding sequence TTGCCGCCCCCGCCGGCCACCGGGTACCATTCCCGCGTGCGGGTGCTCGCCATTGACCTCGGTCGCCGTCGGATTGGGTTCGCCGTCAGCGACCCGAGCGGGTTGCTGGCGCGGCCGTTGGAGGTGGTGGCGGTCCCCCACGACAACGGACAGATGAGGGCCGTCCTCGAGGTCGTCGGCCGTCTGGCCGCGGAAGACGACGGGCTGGGCAAGGTGGTCGTGGGATGGCCGCGGCGGTTGGACGGAACGGCGAACGACGAGACGCCGCGCGTCGAGGCGTTTGCCGAGATGTTGCGGACGCGGATCAGCCAGCCGGTCGTCCTGCAGGACGAGCGGCTCTCGAGCGTCGAGGCGGAGAGTCGACTCGCGGTGCGCGACCGGGACTGGCGCAGTCGGAAGAAGAAGCTCGACGCCGCCGCCGCCGCGGTGATCCTGCAGGATTATCTGGACGGGCAGTAG
- the mltG gene encoding endolytic transglycosylase MltG has product MGRRIIRFLFVLVLLVIVAGAAGAWFVFERVSAPYRGYGGVEQFVDLVPGDGTQVIGRKLVDAGVVRDRWVFRLALWRSNAARRLMAGEYRFDRPMTPLEVVEKLARGDVYLRAITFPEGLNITEMSRLFESHGFGPASDFVKAARRAELIHDLDPAARDLEGYLFPETYTLSRRAGAPELVRLMVARFHQVFSPDLGQAAASHGLSVRQAVTLASVVEKETARLEERPTVAGVYLERLRIGMALQCDPTVIFALQIAGRYRGNLTKDNLAFDSPYNTYRYRGLPPGPIAAPSRTSLEAAASPAATSYLYFVSRNDGSHEFARTLDEHNRNVFKYQVQYFRQKRQGQR; this is encoded by the coding sequence GTGGGACGTCGAATCATCAGGTTTCTCTTCGTGCTCGTGCTCCTCGTCATCGTCGCGGGGGCGGCGGGGGCGTGGTTCGTCTTCGAGCGCGTGTCGGCGCCGTACCGAGGCTACGGCGGAGTGGAGCAGTTCGTCGACCTGGTTCCGGGGGACGGGACGCAGGTGATCGGACGGAAGCTCGTGGACGCCGGCGTCGTGCGCGACCGCTGGGTCTTCCGTCTCGCGCTCTGGCGCTCGAACGCCGCCCGTCGCCTGATGGCCGGGGAGTACAGGTTCGACCGCCCGATGACGCCGCTCGAAGTCGTCGAGAAGCTGGCTCGAGGCGACGTGTACCTCCGTGCCATCACCTTCCCGGAAGGGCTGAACATCACGGAGATGAGCCGTCTCTTCGAGTCGCACGGGTTTGGCCCGGCCTCGGACTTCGTCAAGGCTGCGCGCCGCGCCGAACTCATTCACGATCTCGACCCGGCCGCCCGCGATCTCGAAGGCTATCTGTTTCCCGAAACCTACACGCTCTCGCGCCGCGCCGGCGCGCCCGAACTCGTGCGCCTGATGGTGGCGCGCTTCCACCAGGTGTTCTCACCCGATCTCGGGCAGGCGGCGGCGTCTCACGGACTGAGCGTGCGCCAGGCGGTCACCCTGGCGTCGGTCGTCGAGAAGGAGACGGCCAGGCTCGAGGAGCGGCCGACGGTGGCGGGCGTCTACCTCGAGCGCCTCCGGATCGGCATGGCGCTCCAGTGCGATCCGACGGTCATCTTCGCGCTCCAGATCGCGGGGCGCTACCGCGGCAACCTGACGAAGGACAACCTGGCGTTCGATTCACCCTACAACACGTACCGGTACCGCGGCCTGCCGCCCGGTCCCATTGCCGCGCCGAGTCGGACGTCGCTCGAGGCTGCCGCAAGTCCCGCAGCGACGTCCTACCTGTACTTCGTCAGCCGCAACGACGGCTCGCACGAATTCGCGCGCACCCTCGACGAGCACAATCGGAACGTCTTCAAGTACCAGGTCCAGTACTTCAGGCAGAAGCGCCAGGGTCAACGGT